In one Alistipes sp. ZOR0009 genomic region, the following are encoded:
- a CDS encoding hemerythrin domain-containing protein, with protein MISSSSKMAEVIYLNHHLLSVIHKIGISLGFGDATVREVSLKNGLNPDFVVAILNTYNDPHYFPEEHLTTFSVGEIVNYLRRSHRAYILEQLPELANLFELYASETKSSSYNGLIRNFFNEYRSEMEKHFYAEDEYMFPYALAVEQSFEEEAFPVEMARKFKEYTITDFLQEHTNIEEKLDDLKNLIVKYVPQESDSILAFDILEKLFHLNNDLDDHSRIEEKVLIPKVVAMEEELKRRK; from the coding sequence ATGATTTCAAGTTCATCAAAAATGGCAGAGGTGATTTATCTAAATCACCATCTTTTATCGGTTATTCATAAAATTGGGATTTCTTTAGGTTTTGGAGATGCTACTGTGCGGGAGGTTTCCTTAAAAAACGGGCTTAATCCTGATTTTGTTGTAGCAATACTGAATACCTATAATGATCCGCACTACTTTCCAGAAGAGCATCTTACTACCTTCTCTGTTGGAGAGATTGTGAACTATTTGAGAAGGTCACATAGGGCGTATATTTTAGAGCAACTCCCCGAGTTGGCAAATCTGTTTGAGTTGTATGCGAGCGAGACAAAATCATCTTCCTATAACGGTTTGATTCGCAACTTTTTTAACGAGTATAGAAGCGAAATGGAGAAGCATTTTTATGCGGAAGATGAGTATATGTTTCCGTACGCTTTGGCAGTGGAGCAATCTTTTGAGGAGGAAGCATTTCCGGTAGAAATGGCGCGTAAATTTAAGGAGTATACTATTACGGATTTTCTTCAGGAGCACACCAACATTGAAGAAAAGCTTGATGATCTAAAAAATTTAATCGTAAAGTACGTTCCGCAAGAGAGCGATAGCATATTGGCATTTGATATTCTAGAAAAACTATTCCATTTAAATAACGACCTTGATGATCATTCTCGTATAGAAGAAAAAGTGCTGATACCTAAGGTTGTTGCGATGGAAGAGGAATTAAAAAGGAGGAAATAA
- a CDS encoding ectonucleotide pyrophosphatase/phosphodiesterase, whose translation MRKILFFFIGLFFAGEALSQDQYVVLVSMDAFRWDYSRIYSTPNLDKIAQSGVKANSLIPCFPSKTFPNHYSMATGLYPDHHGIVNNSFYAPEFKESFSLGNEKAKYDQKFYGGEPIWNTAERQGVKAASFFWVGSEISINGRRPSIWKMYDANVPFSARIDSVVSWLRLPEKNRPHLVLLYFQEPDAISHKFGPISNQTKRQVEQLDSLMGVLRMKLKALPIGEKINLIIVSDHGMAPISHDMEVELSSGVKSEWVDEVQADNPAMNLSAKSQYYDSVFSALTRMEHIKVWKNKEIPARLNYGKNPRTLDFTVVADSLWSVTWKRRVGASGYNMGTHGYDPEYKAMHGIFYAEGPMFRKGIQTQSFENLNVYNIVSRILNILPAPNDGDPAVLEMVLKK comes from the coding sequence ATGAGGAAAATTCTATTCTTTTTTATTGGGTTATTTTTTGCAGGAGAGGCTTTGTCTCAAGATCAGTATGTTGTGCTGGTTTCTATGGATGCATTTCGTTGGGATTATTCGAGAATATATAGCACTCCAAATCTGGATAAAATAGCCCAATCGGGAGTGAAGGCAAATTCGTTGATTCCTTGTTTTCCGTCAAAAACGTTTCCGAATCATTATAGTATGGCTACAGGGTTATACCCTGATCACCATGGGATTGTGAATAACTCATTTTATGCTCCAGAGTTTAAAGAGTCGTTTTCATTGGGAAATGAAAAGGCGAAGTACGATCAAAAATTCTATGGCGGAGAACCTATCTGGAATACAGCAGAGCGCCAAGGTGTGAAGGCTGCCTCTTTTTTCTGGGTTGGGAGCGAAATTTCAATAAATGGACGCCGTCCTTCAATTTGGAAGATGTATGATGCCAATGTCCCTTTTTCAGCACGAATAGACAGCGTTGTTAGCTGGCTAAGGCTACCTGAAAAGAATAGACCGCATTTGGTTCTTCTCTACTTTCAGGAGCCAGATGCTATAAGCCATAAGTTTGGCCCCATTTCTAACCAAACTAAGCGGCAGGTAGAGCAGCTTGATAGCCTTATGGGGGTGTTACGAATGAAATTAAAGGCGTTGCCAATAGGCGAGAAGATTAATTTGATTATAGTATCTGATCATGGGATGGCTCCCATATCCCACGATATGGAGGTAGAACTTTCTTCAGGCGTGAAGAGCGAATGGGTTGATGAGGTACAAGCGGATAATCCTGCGATGAATTTATCTGCCAAATCACAATATTATGACTCTGTATTTTCTGCGCTTACGAGAATGGAGCATATTAAAGTCTGGAAAAACAAGGAAATTCCAGCAAGATTGAACTACGGGAAGAATCCCAGAACCTTAGACTTTACGGTTGTTGCAGATAGCTTGTGGAGCGTAACTTGGAAAAGGCGGGTAGGTGCGTCGGGATATAATATGGGGACTCATGGTTACGATCCTGAGTATAAGGCCATGCACGGTATATTTTATGCAGAGGGGCCAATGTTTAGAAAAGGAATACAAACTCAATCATTTGAAAATTTGAATGTTTACAATATTGTAAGCCGTATTTTAAATATTTTGCCGGCTCCAAACGATGGAGATCCTGCTGTCCTTGAGATGGTTCTGAAAAAATAG
- a CDS encoding response regulator transcription factor, which produces MSFSVISLLSPDLLQLGVRSLIEGIDKSIIQPEITEEDVAMAVARIRPNILVVGEDLFSNSCMESILRACFCYNILIVCMYNEKPQSLVEGVEYLCVQQQLPELQQRFEALISDKRASIGDDATEELTIREKDIIRDVALGLSSKEIADKNFISPHTVVTHRKNISRKLGIKSISGLTIYAIINKLVSVDDIRDSEHG; this is translated from the coding sequence ATGAGCTTCTCTGTCATATCATTATTAAGTCCAGATTTGCTGCAGCTGGGGGTACGATCATTAATAGAGGGGATCGATAAAAGTATTATTCAACCCGAAATTACGGAAGAAGATGTTGCTATGGCTGTCGCTCGAATTCGTCCTAACATTCTGGTTGTGGGGGAAGATTTGTTTAGTAATTCATGCATGGAATCGATCCTACGGGCATGCTTTTGCTACAATATTCTGATTGTTTGCATGTACAACGAGAAACCGCAAAGTTTAGTTGAGGGAGTGGAGTATCTTTGCGTGCAGCAGCAGTTACCTGAATTACAGCAGCGTTTTGAAGCCTTAATTTCTGATAAGCGGGCAAGTATAGGTGATGATGCTACCGAGGAACTTACTATTCGAGAGAAGGATATTATTAGGGACGTTGCTTTGGGGTTATCGAGTAAAGAAATCGCTGACAAAAACTTCATTTCTCCACATACGGTTGTTACCCATAGGAAAAATATATCGAGAAAGTTGGGGATTAAATCAATCTCGGGATTGACAATATATGCTATTATCAACAAGTTGGTTAGTGTTGATGATATTAGAGATAGCGAACATGGGTAA
- the era gene encoding GTPase Era, protein MSHRSGFVNILGNPNVGKSTLMNELVGERLSIITAKAQTTRHRIMGLVNTDDYQIVFSDTPGILKPNYKLQESMMKFVNTAITDADVFLYVTDVVETADKNIEYVERLKKTATPIILIINKVDLTTQEKLEEIVEQWKVRLPEAMIIPASAKEKFNTDVIMGTITKLLPEGPPFFPKDQLTDKPLRFFASEIIREKIFLNYDKEVPYCTEVVIESFVEDAKLMRVSAVIYVARQSQKGIIIGKQGSALKKVGTEARKEMEAFLGTKVFLELFVKVNDKWRDNERDLKNFGYIQD, encoded by the coding sequence ATGTCTCATAGATCAGGCTTTGTAAATATCCTAGGTAATCCCAACGTGGGAAAGAGCACGCTCATGAACGAGCTGGTAGGCGAACGGTTGTCCATAATAACGGCTAAGGCGCAAACAACCCGTCACCGTATCATGGGTTTGGTGAATACTGATGACTACCAAATTGTGTTTTCTGACACCCCTGGGATACTGAAACCGAACTATAAGCTGCAGGAGTCGATGATGAAGTTCGTAAATACGGCTATCACCGATGCAGACGTATTTTTATATGTGACTGACGTAGTCGAAACTGCGGATAAAAACATAGAGTACGTAGAGCGGCTTAAGAAGACGGCCACTCCAATTATCCTTATTATTAACAAGGTTGATTTGACTACTCAGGAAAAGTTGGAGGAGATCGTAGAGCAGTGGAAGGTGCGCCTGCCAGAAGCGATGATAATTCCTGCATCGGCGAAGGAAAAGTTTAATACCGATGTCATAATGGGTACGATTACGAAGCTCTTGCCAGAAGGTCCTCCTTTTTTTCCAAAGGATCAGCTAACAGATAAGCCATTACGCTTCTTTGCATCAGAAATAATACGGGAGAAAATTTTTCTAAACTACGATAAGGAAGTACCTTATTGTACCGAAGTTGTCATAGAATCCTTTGTTGAGGATGCTAAGTTAATGCGTGTTTCTGCAGTTATCTATGTTGCCCGCCAATCGCAGAAAGGGATAATAATAGGTAAGCAGGGAAGCGCTCTGAAGAAAGTTGGAACGGAGGCTAGAAAGGAAATGGAGGCGTTTTTAGGAACAAAGGTCTTTCTCGAGCTTTTTGTAAAAGTGAATGACAAATGGCGCGACAATGAGCGCGATTTGAAAAATTTTGGATATATACAGGACTAA
- a CDS encoding iron-sulfur cluster assembly protein — translation MDANRILEVEREIVELLKTVFDPEIPVNVYDLGLIYEIDVEADGYTTVRMTLTAPNCPMAEAVIQDVNDKVRMASGVSDVTVILTFDPPWDKSMMSEEAMLELGLL, via the coding sequence ATGGACGCAAACCGCATACTTGAGGTTGAACGAGAAATCGTAGAGTTGCTAAAAACAGTTTTCGATCCCGAAATTCCTGTAAATGTTTACGATCTTGGCCTCATATACGAAATAGATGTGGAAGCCGATGGCTATACCACCGTGCGCATGACGCTCACCGCACCAAACTGTCCGATGGCAGAGGCAGTAATTCAAGATGTTAACGATAAGGTTCGAATGGCCTCAGGCGTTAGTGACGTTACCGTCATACTAACCTTTGATCCACCTTGGGATAAGAGCATGATGTCGGAGGAAGCAATGCTTGAGTTAGGCTTGCTATAA
- the der gene encoding ribosome biogenesis GTPase Der, whose translation MANIVAIVGRPNVGKSTLFNRLVGMRKAIVDETAGVTRDRHYGKCDWNGRDFSVIDTGGYTVNSDDIFEEEIRKQVELAIEEADVILFVVDVMGGITDYDAAIAQLLRKSGKKVFLVANKVDSNDRAYYSAEFYGLGLGDPYSVSSMSGFGTGDLLDAVVDNLPKEENLEDEEDVPKIAIVGRPNVGKSSIANALLGQDRNIVTPISGTTRDSILSRYNKFGQDFFLIDTAGLRKKGKVNEDIEFYSVMRSIRTIESSDVCVLMLDASQGIENQDLNIFNLIVRNKKGVVVVVNKWDLVEKDNNTMKKYTEMIKERMAPFNDVPIIFTSVITMQRVYDVIQSVMQVYENRKRRIPTARLNEFFQPILEDYPAPAVKGKYIKIKFVTQLPTVTPSFAFFANLPQYVKDPYKRFLENKLRENFDFKGVPIQVYIRQK comes from the coding sequence ATGGCAAACATTGTAGCAATAGTAGGGCGTCCCAACGTTGGTAAGTCGACCCTTTTCAACCGATTGGTAGGAATGCGTAAGGCCATAGTCGATGAGACTGCTGGTGTTACTCGCGATCGCCACTATGGTAAGTGCGACTGGAATGGACGTGATTTTTCAGTAATAGATACGGGCGGATATACCGTAAACTCTGACGATATCTTCGAGGAAGAAATTCGCAAGCAGGTGGAGTTAGCCATTGAGGAGGCTGATGTAATTCTCTTTGTAGTAGATGTAATGGGCGGAATAACAGACTATGACGCTGCGATTGCACAGCTGTTGCGTAAGTCTGGGAAAAAAGTATTCTTAGTTGCCAATAAGGTGGACAGTAACGATCGTGCATACTATTCTGCTGAATTTTATGGGCTAGGATTGGGCGACCCTTATAGCGTTTCTTCCATGAGCGGCTTCGGAACAGGCGATCTTTTAGATGCGGTTGTTGATAACCTGCCTAAAGAAGAAAACCTAGAAGACGAGGAGGATGTTCCTAAAATTGCAATCGTTGGCCGTCCAAATGTGGGGAAATCATCAATTGCTAATGCGCTTTTGGGGCAAGATCGCAATATTGTTACTCCCATTTCAGGAACCACCCGCGACTCTATTTTATCGCGATACAATAAGTTTGGTCAAGACTTTTTCCTAATTGATACAGCAGGACTTCGGAAGAAGGGAAAGGTAAATGAGGATATAGAGTTTTACTCTGTAATGCGCTCCATTCGCACCATCGAATCTTCGGATGTATGTGTGCTTATGTTGGATGCATCGCAAGGAATCGAAAATCAGGACTTAAACATCTTTAACCTCATTGTTCGTAATAAAAAAGGGGTTGTTGTTGTTGTAAACAAGTGGGATTTGGTTGAGAAGGATAACAATACCATGAAGAAGTACACCGAAATGATCAAAGAGCGGATGGCTCCATTTAACGATGTACCAATCATATTTACGTCTGTAATTACAATGCAGCGCGTGTATGATGTTATCCAATCTGTGATGCAGGTATATGAAAATCGCAAGCGTCGTATTCCAACCGCCCGCTTAAATGAATTTTTTCAGCCAATATTGGAGGACTATCCAGCTCCTGCAGTTAAAGGTAAGTATATTAAGATCAAGTTTGTAACGCAACTTCCAACTGTTACTCCTTCGTTTGCCTTTTTTGCAAACCTACCACAGTACGTAAAGGATCCTTACAAGCGATTTTTGGAAAATAAGCTTCGAGAAAACTTTGATTTTAAGGGAGTGCCTATTCAGGTGTATATCAGACAGAAATAA
- a CDS encoding glutamine synthetase family protein — MNTKYTELAQNELVKYLQKPSSEFTCEDIIKFIEANGIEMVNFRYAAEDGKLKTLNFVINNKEYLETILCQGERVDGSSLFSFIEAGSSDLYVIPKYRTAFVDPFAEVPTLNLICSFYNSEGQPLESSPEYMLRKAVDTFKQETGYTFKALGELEYYVITDDEKFYPGVDQKGYHASTPYAKWEMLRVEALSLIAKAGGLVKYGHSEVGCFVKDGIYYEQQEIEFLPTPIEDAAEQLIVAKWIIRMLGYKYGVTISFAPKITVGKAGSGLHVHMMLEKDGKNQMVSESKLSDTAKKMIAGILDIADALTAFGNTIPTSYLRLVPHQEAPTNICWGDRNRSVLVRVPLGGIGTENMVKDANPNGAPLKLNRDSKQTVEFRAPDGSADIYLLMTGLVVGSLHGLQMENALEKAENLYVGCNIFRDENKHILEKLDQLPASCWESADRLKAKREVFEKYGIFTKGLIDNKIKILKSHNDAKLSEVLYGKEEQIAALVDKYLHVM; from the coding sequence ATGAATACAAAATACACTGAGCTCGCACAGAACGAGCTTGTAAAATACTTACAGAAACCCTCGTCGGAGTTTACCTGCGAGGATATCATCAAGTTTATCGAGGCAAATGGCATCGAGATGGTAAACTTTCGCTATGCTGCTGAAGACGGAAAGCTTAAAACGCTAAATTTCGTTATCAACAACAAGGAGTACTTAGAAACCATTCTTTGCCAAGGCGAAAGAGTTGATGGCTCAAGCCTTTTCTCCTTCATCGAAGCTGGCTCGAGCGATTTGTACGTGATCCCTAAATACCGAACTGCATTTGTTGATCCATTTGCGGAAGTGCCTACCTTGAACCTTATCTGCTCGTTCTACAACAGCGAAGGTCAACCTCTGGAAAGTTCTCCCGAGTACATGCTACGCAAAGCAGTTGACACCTTTAAGCAGGAAACTGGATATACCTTCAAGGCTCTTGGAGAGTTAGAGTACTACGTCATTACGGATGATGAAAAATTCTATCCTGGCGTTGACCAAAAAGGTTACCACGCATCTACTCCATATGCTAAATGGGAAATGCTCCGAGTTGAAGCATTAAGCTTGATTGCAAAGGCAGGCGGATTGGTGAAATACGGACACTCAGAAGTAGGCTGCTTCGTAAAGGATGGCATCTACTATGAGCAACAGGAGATCGAATTCCTTCCAACTCCAATTGAAGACGCAGCAGAACAGCTTATTGTTGCCAAATGGATTATCCGTATGCTTGGATACAAGTACGGTGTAACCATTAGCTTTGCCCCAAAAATTACAGTAGGAAAGGCTGGTAGCGGACTTCACGTCCACATGATGCTAGAAAAGGATGGCAAAAACCAGATGGTTAGCGAAAGTAAGCTTAGCGATACCGCTAAAAAAATGATCGCAGGTATTCTTGATATCGCCGACGCGCTAACAGCCTTTGGAAATACCATTCCAACCTCATACTTAAGGCTAGTGCCTCATCAAGAAGCCCCAACCAACATTTGCTGGGGAGATAGAAACCGCTCTGTACTCGTAAGAGTTCCTCTTGGAGGCATTGGTACCGAAAATATGGTTAAAGATGCAAATCCTAACGGTGCTCCTCTCAAACTAAATCGTGACAGCAAGCAAACTGTAGAGTTTAGAGCCCCAGATGGTTCTGCTGACATCTACCTGCTTATGACTGGCCTGGTTGTTGGATCATTGCATGGGCTACAAATGGAGAATGCGCTTGAAAAAGCAGAAAACCTTTACGTTGGCTGCAACATCTTTAGGGATGAGAACAAGCATATCCTAGAAAAGCTTGACCAACTTCCTGCATCATGCTGGGAATCTGCAGATAGGCTCAAAGCCAAACGTGAAGTTTTTGAAAAATACGGCATCTTCACAAAAGGATTGATTGACAATAAGATTAAGATTCTAAAATCACATAATGACGCCAAGTTGAGCGAAGTGCTCTATGGTAAAGAAGAACAAATTGCTGCTTTAGTCGATAAGTATTTGCATGTGATGTAA
- the pdxH gene encoding pyridoxamine 5'-phosphate oxidase yields the protein MKRNIANIRKEYGQQEFDEANIISNPFEQFEVWLQDAIKRDVLEPTAMTLATSTFEGKPSARVVLLKSVSEDGFGFFTNYESRKAKNILQNPYGALVFYWAELERQVRIEGKIQKVSEKDSDTYFKTRPEGSKIGAWASPQSQVVPNRRYLEDLMVDFKEEFRDKPIKRPKNWGGYILSPTLIEFWQGRKNRLHDRMQYRLDNGIWTIERLAP from the coding sequence ATGAAAAGAAATATTGCTAATATAAGGAAGGAGTACGGGCAGCAGGAGTTTGATGAAGCAAATATAATTTCAAATCCTTTTGAGCAATTCGAGGTGTGGTTGCAGGACGCCATTAAGCGTGATGTTTTGGAGCCAACGGCGATGACGTTGGCAACGTCGACTTTTGAAGGGAAACCTTCGGCTAGAGTTGTTCTTCTTAAATCTGTAAGTGAGGATGGTTTTGGCTTTTTTACCAACTACGAAAGCCGTAAGGCTAAGAATATCTTGCAGAATCCTTACGGAGCATTGGTCTTTTATTGGGCAGAGCTAGAGCGTCAAGTTCGCATTGAAGGTAAAATTCAAAAAGTATCGGAGAAGGATTCCGACACCTATTTTAAAACCAGACCCGAAGGGAGTAAAATAGGGGCATGGGCTTCGCCTCAGAGTCAGGTGGTTCCTAATAGGCGCTATCTTGAAGATTTAATGGTTGACTTTAAGGAGGAATTCCGCGATAAGCCAATAAAGCGTCCTAAAAATTGGGGTGGTTATATTTTGAGTCCGACATTGATTGAATTTTGGCAGGGGAGAAAAAATAGGTTACATGATAGGATGCAGTATCGGTTGGATAATGGGATATGGACTATCGAACGGTTGGCTCCATAA